A part of Clarias gariepinus isolate MV-2021 ecotype Netherlands chromosome 14, CGAR_prim_01v2, whole genome shotgun sequence genomic DNA contains:
- the bccip gene encoding protein BCCIP homolog — translation MASSAKRRAIGSGENPEDSADSSDEGLEDSGEGSEDSEEEVINEEVVVDFEAHAISDNDFNGIKKLLQQLFLKAHVNISELTDVIIQQNHIGSVIKQAEVPDDSDNEDPDEVFGFISIINLTDRKGMECVEQIKDLVLGQCEKVCSAAVQEQFHQVMEDTSQSVGLLLSERFINVPPQIALPLYTQLLEEMSEAQRTNKPSGKCHYWLMISKTCQEAKSIPARGPAKELPMFVNAEEEFFHEQAVVKFNYSVQEEADSCHSGRWAFDDVPMKPFRTVCLIPVERMPVIMDKLKDYLTI, via the exons ATGGCTTCATCTGCGAAAAGAAGAGCTATTGGAAGCGGGGAAAATCCCGAAGACAGTGCTGACAGCTCAGATGAAGGATTAGAGGATTCGGGAGAGGGGAGTGAAGATTCAGAAGAAGAAGTAATAAACGAG GAAGTTGTGGTGGACTTTGAGGCGCACGCGATATCAGACAACGACTTCAACGGCATTAAGAAACTTCTGCAACAG cttttcctTAAGGCGCACGTGAACATCTCCGAGCTCACTGACGTCATCATCCAGCAAAATCACATAGGCAGCGTCATCAAG CAAGCTGAGGTGCCTGATGACAGCGATAATGAGGATCCAGACGAAGTGTTTGGGTTTATCAGTATTATTAACCTGACTGACAGAAAG GGTATGGAGTGTGTGGAGCAGATAAAGGACCTTGTTTTAGGACAGTGTGAGAAAGTGTGCTCAGCAGCTGTTCAGGAGCAGTTCCATCAGGTGATGGAGGACACGTCTCAAAGCGTCGGCCTGCTGCTCAGTGAGCGATTTATAAACGTCCCCCCACAGATCGCCCTGCCGCTTTACACACAGCTGCT CGAGGAGATGTCTGAAGCACAGCGGACCAATAAACCCAGCGGGAAGTGTCACTACTGGCTTATGATCAGCAAAACATGCCAGGAAGCCAAGAGCATCCCAGCACGAGGGCCTGCCAAAGAACTTCCCATGTTCGTCAATGCAGAGGAGGAGTTCTTTCACGAG CAAGCTGTGGTGAAGTTTAACTACTCCGTCCAGGAGGAAGCCGATTCATGTCACTCAGGACGATGGGCGTTCGATGATGTTCCTATGAAACCCTTCCGGACGGTGTGTCTGATCCCTGTGGAGAGAATGCCTGTAATTATGGACAAGTTAAAGGACTATCTCACAATCTGA
- the trim65 gene encoding tripartite motif-containing protein 65: MEEHSLTCTICLDCFKYPVTLPCGHTFCKACISKHWDQVERVGPPNTSFNCPICKETFSPRPTLNRNVALSVLTEVATNSVAERAAGAACGMDRVEDGFEELCARHQKPLIFYCRKDCMCVCCVCSVKECKDHDKVLMSEERTNREEGLKKKGVEIGKRVEDTERSILALSENIAEAKVSLQQTSQWASAKFSQLLKVLMEKQELTQSFLEQQQASTVAQAETRLSDLQEKLEQLKELQEQISNLCGLPDFQLIQNSRLVEVPQVGLVPVEVSVNLQEKLNPVTDVLSRISKLVCEDLDKAVYAVVSHTKEGSPQDKRPMLAVVPSPATPPYPAGKEGLIQYRCSLSFDPRTANAHLKVSQNNQRAEHLITGPLAVQADEVRFDHTWQVLCLEKFSHGRHYWELEVSKPWAYVGVTYPDIPRKEKGKTSMLGMNALSWSLHLNERQLTAWHGSHGEPVMSDLQLNKRPLRIGILLDYEEGTLAYYGENQVRLHAFHCVFSHELYPACWIGEGVSVTLCPV; encoded by the exons ATGGAGGAACACAGTCTGACTTGCACCATCTGCTTGGACTGCTTCAAATACCCTGTGACTCTCCCCTGTGGCCACACCTTCTGCAAAGCATGCATATCCAAACACTGGGATCAGGTGGAGCGAGTTGGACCTCCGAATACGTCATTCAACTGCCCGATTTGCAAAGAGACGTTCTCTCCCAGACCGACTTTAAATCGCAACGTGGCCCTGTCAGTTTTGACCGAGGTGGCCACCAACAGCGTGGCAGAGAGAGCTGCGGGTGCAGCCTGTGGAATGGACCGGGTCGAAGATGGCTTCGAGGAGCTCTGTGCTCGCCATCAAAAGCCTCTTATCTTCTACTGCAGGAaggattgtatgtgtgtgtgctgtgtgtgctctgtgaaagAGTGTAAAGACCATGACAAGGTGCTGATGTCTGAAGAAAGGACTAACAGAGAA GAGGGACTTAAGAAGAAAGGCGTGGAAATCGGAAAGCGTGTGGAAGATACCGAGAGGAGCATTTTAGCGCTCTCAGAAAACATCGCTGAAGCTAAG GTGTCCCTACAGCAAACATCTCAGTGGGCGAGCGCCAAGTTCTCGCAGCTGCTCAAGGTGCTGATGGAGAAGCAGGAATTGACGCAGAGTTTCTTGGAGCAGCAGCAGGCCAGCACTGTGGCTCAGGCTGAGACCAGACTCAGCGACCTGCAGGAGAAACTTGAGCAGCTCAAAGAGCTACAGGAGCAGATCAGCAACCTTTGTGGCCTCCCTGACTTTCAGCTCATTCAG AACTCCAGGCTGGTGGAGGTCCCTCAAGTGGGTTTAGTTCCTGTAGAAGTCAGTGTAAACCTTCAGGAGAAACTAAATCCAGTCACTGACGTTCTGTCTCGCATCTCAAAGTTAGTCTGTGAGGATCTGGATAAAGCGGTGTATGCAGTCGTGAGCCATACCAAAGAAG GCTCTCCTCAAGACAAGAGACCAATGCTCGCTGTTGTGCCAAGTCCAGCCACCCCGCCTTATCCAGCAGGAAAAGAGGGCCTTATTCAAT ACCGTTGTTCGTTGTCCTTTGACCCACGCACAGCCAACGCTCATCTGAAGGTTTCTCAGAACAACCAGCGAGCGGAGCACCTGATTACCGGGCCTCTTGCAGTGCAAGCTGACGAGGTGCGCTTTGACCACACCTGGCAGGTGTTGTGCCTTGAGAAGTTCTCACACGGTCGGCACTACTGGGAGCTGGAGGTGTCCAAGCCTTGGGCGTACGTAGGTGTGACGTACCCAGACATCCCACGTAAGGAGAAAGGCAAGACGTCCATGCTGGGAATGAATGCCCTGTCATGGAGCCTGCACCTAAATGAGCGCCAGCTCACGGCTTGGCACGGCAGCCATGGAGAGCCTGTAATGTCTGACTTACAGTTAAACAAACGGCCTCTGCGCATTGGCATACTGCTGGACTATGAGGAAGGTACTCTGGCTTACTATGGGGAGAACCAGGTGAGGCTGCACGCCTTCCACTGCGTCTTTTCCCATGAGCTCTATCCTGCCTGCTGGATTGGGGAGGGGGTCAGCGTCACTCTCTGCCCAGTGTGA
- the wbp2 gene encoding WW domain-binding protein 2, translated as MTLNQNHSEGGGVIINNSESVLISYENVELAFTDADHLPDLFRKSRKGTIYLTPYRVIFVTKGKEALQSFMMPFYLMKGCEIKQPVFGANCVKGTVSAEPGGGWEGSTTFKLIFLAGGAIEFGKYMLQVAGQAFRGLPVSPNLACPYMANGAYACPPPPPPNGIYSTGAPPPGYSYPAPPPPGAPYPNPLGFDGAAAYMPPPPYSASLAQAPLDPGLPRTPAAEAKAAEAAASASTATVAPTHVYLPEDKPPPYSPPEDKKNQ; from the exons ATGACTTTAAACCAGAATCACTCCGAGGGAGGAGGagtcatcatcaacaacagtgAGAG TGTCTTGATATCCTATGAGAATGTAGAGCTGGCGTTCACTGATGCAGACCATCTACCAGATCTGTTTAGAAAGAGCAGGAAGGGGACAATCTATCTCACACCGTACAGG GTGATTTTTGTGACGAAGGGGAAAGAAGCTTTGCAGTCATTCATGATGCCGTTCTACTTGATGAAGGGCTGTGAGATAAAACAACCTGTGTTTGGAGCCAATTGTGTTAAGGGCACTGTCAGTGCTGAACCAGGAG GTGGTTGGGAGGGATCCACAACGTTCAAGCTGATCTTTCTCGCAGGTGGAGCTATTGAGTTTGGAAAGTACATGTTGCAGGTGGCTGGTCAGG CCTTCAGAGGACTGCCTGTGAGCCCTAATCTTGCCTGTCCATACATGGCTAATGGTGCATATGCGTGCCCACCTCCCCCTCCACCCAACGGCATCTACTCCACTGGAGCACCTCCTCCTGGCTATTCATACCCTGCTCCTCCACCTCCAG GTGCACCCTATCCAAATCCTCTGGGTTTTGACGGAGCCGCGGCCTACATGCCTCCTCCACCGTACTCTGCTTCACTGGCCCAAGCCCCTCTGGACCCTGGTCTACCGCGAACACCTGCAG CGGAAGCCAAAGCAGCAGAAGCAGCCGCCAGTGCAAGCACTGCTACAGTTGCTCCTACTCACGTTTACCTGCCAGAG GACAAGCCACCACCTTACTCACCTCCTGAAGACAAGAAGAATCAGTAA
- the dhx32a gene encoding DEAD/H (Asp-Glu-Ala-Asp/His) box polypeptide 32a yields the protein SYPAVRSPRAVVCAITQSVEMDQETSSLDGLENVGFGDDLELNQFDGLPYSTRYYNLLKERQQLPIWASRQEFLKVLETNQLVIISCATKSGKSTQVPQWCAEFCLTAQYQHGVVVCSQIQKQQAVDLALRVADEMDVNIGHEVGYNIPLENCCSSDTILRYCTDDILLRELMSDPFLEHYGAVVIDQAHERTVSTDLLMALLREVLLQRSELRVVLLSVMPASHTLLTHFSGAAHLHLETPCSSEVLHSSRGSTESFCAALRLVLEVHRTKEPGDIAVFLASEQEVDCACRLLTKEASRLSSNLGELVPVAVGPGHAGMCVQITQHEKRFRRVFLSCSQFEDMFWSVDTVNFVIDTGVEKRFVYNPRLRASSEVVRPISRCRAQIRKQLAGSEGKCFCLYPEETELCAEIPARILEANITSTALFLKRIELAGIRRCEFISRPDPEGLMQALEELDYLAALDDDGNLSEIGIIMSEFPLDPQMAKALLASCEFDCASEVLTIAAMLAAPSCFLEPPVGMETEVMLCHRKLHHPEGDHFTLINIYNTYKHSQREPYFTQEQWCQDYFLCCTALQTADAVRAELTDILRRLELPISEPAFGTKSNTINVKRALMAGFFMQIARDVDGSGNYFMLSNKHVAQLHQLSAYGAKAYKLGLPEWVLFNEFTLTNSNCIHTVTQISPEVFIQIAPQYFFYNLPPSECKEFLQHILETEVAGSEKSRQDTHPVNTDAQEGQESQSSDRCVIQ from the exons AGTTATCCAGCGGTCAGGTCTCCACGCGCGGTTGTTTGCGCCATAACGCAGAGTGTGGAAATGGATCAGGAAACGAGTTCTTTGGACGGTTTGGAAAACGTCGGCTTCGGAGATGATCTGGAGCTAAACCAGTTTGATGGTCTTCCATACTCCACCCGGTATTATAACCTCCTGAAGGAGAGACAGCAGCTCCCCATCTGGGCATCGAGACAGGAGTTTCTGAAAGTCTTAGAAACCAATCAGCTCGTCATCATCTCGTGTGCAACGAAAAGTGGCAAAAGTACACAG GTTCCGCAGTGGTGTGCAGAGTTCTGTCTGACGGCGCAGTATCAGCATGGTGTCGTGGTGTGTAGTCAGATCCAGAAACAGCAGGCTGTTGATTTGGCTCTGCGTGTAGCTGATGAGATGGACGTTAATATTGGCCATGAGGTGGGTTACAACATTCCACTGGAGAACTGCTGCTCCTCTGACACTATTCTCAG GTACTGCACTGATGATATCCTGCTAAGGGAGCTGATGTCCGATCCATTCCTGGAGCACTATGGTGCGGTCGTGATTGATCAGGCCCACGAGCGCACCGTGAGCACAGATCTCCTGATGGCTTTGCTTCGAGAGGTGCTCTTGCAGCGTTCAGAGCTTCGGGTAGTGCTCCTGTCCGTCATGCcggcctcacacacactcctcacacacttcaGTGGTGCGGCTCACCTGCACCTGGAGACACCGTGCTCGTCTGAAGTTCTCCACAGCAGCCGAGGCAGTACGGAAAGCTTCTGCGCAGCTCTGAGACTCGTCCTGGAGGTGCACAGGACCAAAGAGCCTGGAGACATCGCTGTGTTCCTCGCCTCAGAACAG GAGGTCGACTGTGCCTGTAGACTTCTGACTAAAGAAGCATCCAGGCTGAGCAGTAATcttggagaactggtgccagtgGCAGTGGGCCCAGGCCATGCTGGAATGTGTGTACAAATCACACAGCATGAAAAGAGATTTAGGAGGGTCTTTTTATCCTGCAGTCAATTTGAAGATATGTTTTGGTCAGTGGATACAGTCAATTTCGTGATTGACACTGGAGTCGAGAAGAGATTT GTGTATAACCCACGGTTAAGAGCCAGCTCTGAGGTGGTCAGACCCATCAGTAGATGTCGGGCTCAGATCCGTAAACAGCTGGCTGGATCAGAAG GAAAGTGTTTCTGCCTCTACCCCGAGGAGACGGAGCTCTGTGCTGAGATTCCTGCACGGATCCTCGAAGCGAACATCACCTCGACGGCGCTCTTCCTCAAGAGGATAGAGCTGGCTGGAATCAGACGCTGCGAATTCATCAGCAGACCGG ATCCTGAAGGCCTAATGCAAGCTTTAGAGGAGCTGGACTATCTTGCAGCTTTGGATGATGATGGAAACCTTTCCGAGATCGGGATCATAATGTCCGAGTTCCCCTTAGACCCTCAGATGGCTAAAGCTCTGTTAGCATCGTGCGAGTTTGATTGTGCCAGCGAGGTGCTAACTATTGCAGCCATGTTAGCAG CTCCAAGTTGCTTTTTAGAGCCCCCTGTTGGCATGGAAACAGAAGTGATGCTGTGTCACAGGAAGTTGCATCATCCCGAGGGAGACCACTTTACTCTGATTAACATCTACAACACTTATAAGCACAGCCAGAGAGAGCCAT ATTTCACACAGGAGCAGTGGTGTCAGGATTACTTCCTATGCTGCACAGCTCTACAGACTGCAGATGCCGTAAGGGCTGAGCTGACTGACATACTAAGGAGATTGGAGCTCCCGATCTCTGAGCCAGCCTTCGGCACCAAGTCCAACACCATCAACGTCAAGCGAGCACTGATGGCTGGGTTCTTCATGCAG ATTGCTCGTGATGTTGACGGCTCTGGAAACTATTTCATGCTGAGTAATAAGCATGTGGCGCAGCTTCACCAGCTTTCAGCTTATGGGGCTAAAGCGTACAAACTTGGCCTGCCTGAGTGGGTGCTGTTTAATGAGTTTACACTGACGAACAGCAACTGCATCCATACAGTCACACAAATCTCCCCCGAGGT GTTCATCCAAATAGCACCGCAGTATTTCTTCTACAACCTGCCCCCTAGTGAGTGTAAGGAGTTCCTGCAGCATATTCTGGAAACTGAGGTGGCTGGGAGTGAAAAGAGCAGACAGGACACGCATCCTGTTAATACAGACGCCCAGGAAGGACAGGAGTCACAGTCTTCTGACAGATGTGTCATACAGTAA